A part of Rutidosis leptorrhynchoides isolate AG116_Rl617_1_P2 unplaced genomic scaffold, CSIRO_AGI_Rlap_v1 contig485, whole genome shotgun sequence genomic DNA contains:
- the LOC139883977 gene encoding protein WHAT'S THIS FACTOR 1 homolog, chloroplastic-like — MENLRRNCCYLQHTCKVFAYLSERSLVLRDEHLLPSFRLLQYRKMTRHRRVQDRSKLKRNQSLEIVTERCKNVGKVLFLMDVLKKENEMIIPVRNLEHYRSQINLPKPHRITDFIRKSPKLFELYRDQKGVLWCGLTEEAEVLLEEERRLIEENGDKVAEYVTRMLMMSVDRRLRLDKIAVFRRDFGLPIDFRKTWVYKYPQYFRVVKVKSAEYGEGEDYLELVDWNPNWAITELEKKAAMESATDLTVNDQGLLSLPFPLKFPENYKKVYRHGGKLAHFQNLSYVSPYGDASELEKGTKEFDKRAVAVMHELISFTLEKRLATTEHLTHFRREFVMPQKLMRLLLKHFGIFYVSERGKRFSVFLTEAYQGSELIKKCPLVLWKEKVMDLVGYRGRKKRIPAFSDLSDMEDTDLFGSVSKDENVELQPEERGVIGGLEDDSLIDDDEMETWELSRTYGDADMAQ; from the coding sequence ATGGAAAATTTGAGGAGAAATTGTTGTTATCTGCAACATACATGCAAGGTGTTTGCGTATTTGTCTGAGAGAAGTTTAGTTTTAAGAGATGAACATTTGTTGCCTTCTTTCCGGTTGTTACAGTATCGAAAAATGACTAGGCACCGACGCGTGCAAGATAGAAGCAAGTTGAAGAGGAACCAGAGCCTTGAAATCGTAACCGAAAGGTGCAAAAATGTTGGGAAGGTGTTGTTTTTAATGGATGTTTTAAAGAAAGAGAATGAGATGATCATACCAGTGAGGAACTTGGAACACTATAGGAGTCAGATCAATTTGCCTAAACCTCATAGGATTACAGATTTCATTAGGAAGTCTCCAAAGCTATTTGAATTGTATAGGGATCAAAAGGGAGTGCTATGGTGTGGATTGACTGAAGAAGCTGAAGTTTTGTTGGAAGAAGAGCGGAGATTGATTGAAGAAAATGGAGATAAAGTGGCAGAGTATGTTACGAGAATGTTAATGATGTCGGTTGATAGGAGGCTCCGCTTGGATAAAATTGCTGTTTTTAGGAGGGACTTCGGTTTGCCTATTGATTTTAGGAAAACATGGGTGTACAAGTATCCTCAATATTTTAGAGTGGTTAAAGTTAAATCAGCTGAATATGGAGAAGGTGAGGATTATTTGGAACTTGTGGATTGGAATCCAAATTGGGCGATCACTGAATTAGAAAAGAAGGCTGCAATGGAATCGGCAACTGACCTAACTGTAAATGATCAAGGGCTACTTTCTTTGCCATTTCCTTTGAAATTCCCTGAAAATTATAAAAAGGTGTATAGACATGGTGGAAAACTAGCTCACTTTCAAAACCTGTCTTATGTGTCTCCATATGGCGATGCTAGCGAGCTAGAGAAAGGGACAAAGGAATTCGATAAGAGAGCAGTTGCAGTAATGCATGAACTAATTAGTTTCACCCTTGAAAAGAGATTGGCGACGACCGAGCATCTTACACATTTCAGGCGAGAATTCGTCATGCCACAAAAGCTCATGAGACTTCTCTTGAAACATTTTGGTATTTTCTACGTTTCTGAGAGAGGCAAGCGATTTAGCGTGTTCTTGACAGAAGCTTACCAAGGTTCAGAACTGATCAAGAAATGTCCTTTGGTTCTCTGGAAAGAAAAAGTGATGGACCTTGTTGGTTACAGGGGAAGGAAGAAAAGGATTCCGGCGTTTAGCGACTTATCTGATATGGAAGATACAGATTTGTTTGGCAGTGTTTCAAAAGATGAAAACGTGGAATTACAACCTGAGGAACGAGGAGTTATCGGTGGTTTAGAAGATGACTCTCTTATAGACGATGATGAAATGGAGACATGGGAGCTTTCTAGGACATATGGAGATGCTGACATGGCTCAGTAA
- the LOC139883978 gene encoding putative F-box protein At1g65770 has protein sequence MNLPETLGRKCRSVGYGWLFTVDVDLQLNLLNPLTRHQINLPSYMELRTGVQLHEKRNAYIDKVIASTDPWNSQAQHYNQDCVIMTISGIASGLLAFARPGDEAWTLYVCDIDGEQHPNGTPIARVPKWVRMKCGDRRKYIVESCGELFFIQRYFYDRDEEPFKTKYFYVLKLKEAKKKKGPYKYKLVKVKTLGNRAIFIGDNASFSFLASSINGCKANHIYFTDDTPMVYLHDEDLAGSDMGVYNFKKGTIERHYETESLSHFCTSLWVI, from the exons ATGAATTTGCCTGAAACCCTTGGAAGAAAATGTAGAAGTGTTGGCTATGGCTGGTTGTTTACGGTAGATGTGGATTTACAACTTAATCTCCTAAACCCATTGACAAGACACCAAATCAATCTCCCATCCTATATGGAGCTACGGACTGGTGTTCAGCTTCATGAAAAACGTAATGCGTATATCGACAAAGTTATTGCTTCTACCGATCCTTGGAATTCACAAGCACAACACTACAACCAAGATTGTGTTATCATGACAATTTCCGGTATAGCATCAGGGTTGTTAGCTTTTGCAAGGCCAGGAGATGAAGCATggaccc TATATGTTTGTGACATTGATGGCGAACAACATCCTAATGGAACACCTATTGCACGTGTTCCTAAATGGGTGCGAATGAAATGTGGAGACAGAAGGAAATATATTGTTGAATCATGCGGAGAATTATTCTTCATTCAACGATATTTTTATGATCGTGATGAAGAGCCATTCAAGACAAAGTATTTCTATGTCTTAAAACTTAAGGAAGCTAAGAAGAAGAAAGGCCCATACAAATATAAGTTGGTAAAAGTCAAAACTTTGGGTAATCGAGCCATCTTTATAGGAGACAATGCATCTTTCTCCTTTCTCGCATCAAGTATCAACGGATGCAAAGCGAATCACATTTATTTTACCGATGATACTCCTATGGTCTATTTGCATGATGAAGATTTAGCAGGCTCGGATATGGGTGTATATAACTTTAAAAAAGGTACTATAGAACGACACTATGAGACCGAGTCCCTCTCACATTTCTGTACCTCGCTTTGGGTTATTTAG
- the LOC139883976 gene encoding transcription termination factor MTERF15, mitochondrial-like: protein MAIELLTRRNLHNLSLHSHKQIQNLIKTQSFLFSANPNSHPENNSQYRKQVSLANLLQRYGFSQPQLHSFLKRSHFLLNSNLHDIEKSFGMLLSFKIPQKPLVSLIYDCPAVLDYEFLKKWEVGVSKFGNLGVLLSPLAHRNVLESSKKFQVDPDEVCRAVNVLKGLGFCNGTVNRVLEGFSRLVLMKDSEIYRKVDYLVKFGIRREGVDRVLNLFPGILGLGIEDRLNPLLDEFRDLGFCKNMVRNEIIREPKILSMELGELSRCLEMFRTLKCREPIKYKIFSEGVFRAGIEVKLRVDCLCNHGLIRREAFKVLWKEPRVIVYDIKDIEKKIEFLVSRMRFDIGCLVEVPEYLGVNFEKQIVPRYNVIEYLNSKGALDCEVRLKDMIKLSRLRFFNLFVKPYPECERFFTRFTGDVPVRKQTVGLWKLFKPQKQPNTEDDSKAMRSFMESLV, encoded by the coding sequence ATGGCTATTGAACTCCTAACAAGAAGAAATCTCCATAACTTATCATTACACTCTCACAAACAAATTCAAAACCTAATCAAAACTCAATCTTTTCTCTTCTCTGCAAATCCCAATTCTCATCCCGAAAACAATTCCCAATACAGAAAACAAGTTTCTCTTGCAAATCTCCTCCAAAGGTACGGTTTTTCTCAACCCCAACTCCACAGTTTCCTCAAAAGAAGCCATTTTTTGTTGAACTCCAATCTCCATGACATTGAAAAGTCTTTTGGTATGCTATTGTCATTTAAAATCCCACAAAAGCCTCTTGTTTCATTGATATATGATTGCCCAGCTGTGTTAGATTATGAGTTTTTAAAGAAATGGGAAGTGGGTGTCTCAAAGTTTGGAAATTTGGGCGTTTTACTTTCTCCATTGGCTCATAGGAATGTTTTGGAGAGTTCAAAGAAGTTCCAGGTAGACCCAGATGAGGTTTGTAGAGCTGTAAATGTTTTGAAAGGGTTAGGGTTTTGTAATGGCACTGTGAATAGGGTTTTAGAGGGGTTTTCACGGTTAGTTTTGATGAAGGACAGTGAAATTTATAGGAAAGTTGATTATTTGGTGAAGTTTGGAATCCGTAGAGAAGGAGTTGATAGGGTATTGAATCTGTTTCCGGGTATATTAGGTTTGGGAATTGAAGATAGACTAAATCCGTTGCTTGACGAATTTCGGGATTTGGGATTTTGCAAAAACATGGTAAGGAATGAGATTATCAGAGAGCCTAAAATTCTCAGTATGGAATTAGGTGAACTTTCAAGGTGTTTGGAGATGTTCAGGACTTTAAAATGCCGTGAACCGATCAAGTATAAGATTTTTAGTGAGGGAGTATTTCGAGCAGGCATTGAAGTGAAACTGAGAGTTGATTGCCTATGCAATCATGGTTTGATTCGTAGAGAAGCATTCAAGGTATTGTGGAAAGAACCCAGGGTGATTGTGTATGATATAAAAGATATCGAGAAAAAGATTGAATTTTTAGTGAGTCGGATGAGATTCGATATTGGCTGCTTGGTTGAGGTTCCAGAGTATTTGGGTGTAAACTTTGAGAAGCAGATTGTCCCCCGGTACAATGTGATAGAGTATTTGAATTCAAAAGGTGCTCTTGATTGTGAGGTGCGTTTAAAAGATATGATAAAGCTAAGCAGACTTAGATTCTTTAATCTTTTCGTCAAGCCATATCCAGAGTGTGAAAGGTTTTTTACGAGATTTACAGGAGATGTGCCAGTTAGGAAGCAGACTGTTGGACTCTGGAAGCTCTTTAAACCTCAGAAGCAGCCGAATACCGAAGATGACTCGAAAGCCATGAGATCTTTCATGGAATCTCTGGTCTAG